The window TCAAGGACCGGCCCAAGGTGGCCTTGGTGCTCAGCGGGGGAGGGGCGCGGGGAGGGGCGCATGTGGGGGTGATCGCGGCCTTGGAAGACGAGGGCGTACCCATTGATTTCATCTCCGGCAGCAGCTTCGGGGCCATCGTGGGCGGACTCTATGCGGTGGGCTATTCGCCTGCCGATCTGGAGTGCATTCTGGGCGACCTGGACTGGGCCTACCTCTTCGACCGGCGTCCCGACCGGCGCCGTCTCTCCTACCCCAACAAGCAGCGCAGCGACCGCGGCCTTTTTCAGCTCAAGGTGGAGGAGCGGGGCGTCAGCTTGCCCGCCGGACTGCAGGACGGTCAGCGGGTCTCCCAACTGCTGGAGCGGCTTACCGCCATTCCCCTCTACCAGGCGGGCAACGATTACGACCGCCTGCGCATCCCTTTCCGCGCCATCGCCACCGATCTGCTGCGAGGACGCGTCCGCACCTTCCGCAGCGGACCCCTCTCCACCGCCCTGCGCGCCAGCATGGCCGTCCCCGGAATCTTCACGCCGGTGGAGCACGAGGGGACTCTGCTGGTGGACGGCGGAGTCCTCGACAACCTGCCCGTCGACGCGGCCCTGGAGTGGGGCGCCGACATCATCATCGCCGTCGACGTCTCGACCCCCCTGCGCAGCTCAAAGGACGAATTCGGATCCCTGGTCGATGTCCTCGATCAGACTATCAGCCTGCATATCGAAGCCGACATGGCGCGCAGCCGCGACAAGGCCGATGTGGTGCTACGACCCGACTTGACCGGCTTCACCAATTCGTCCTTCGACCGCGTCAAGGAAATGTTGCCGGCCGGACGCCGAGCTGTCAGCGAGCAGCTCGAAGCCCTGCGCAGCCTGCTGGCGGAGAAGGGAATCGACCTGCCCGCCGCCAAGCCCACTCCTTCCATCCACCGGCACGACCGCTTCGACCATGCCACCTTCGTCTACGCTCCCGCACAAGTGACGGTTGAAGAGACGGAAGTGCGTGGAGTCGAGCCCGCCTTGCGGGAAGAAGTGGCCGAACACGTCCAGCGCCCCAGCGGACCTGTGGGAGCTGCCGACATCCGCCGCTTCGACGAAAGCGTCTCGCGCATCTACGGGTCGCTGCTGTTCGACTCGGTAGCCTTTCACCTGCAACCTCAACCCGCTCCCAGCCGCCTGCTCTACGAAGTCGATCCGGCGTCCCTCTCCAAGCTGGGCGTGGGGCTGCGCTACGACCGCGAATACCAGTTCACCGGGGCCTTCGATTTCGTCTCGCGACGCTTTAAAGAAACCGACTTCGACTTTTTCGCAACGGCGCTGGTGGGCAACGTGCGCCGCTTCCGCACAGGACTGGAAGGCGGGTCGGTCTCAAGCGGCGAACTGTTCTTCTCGAGCTCTTTCGAATTCCTCACCTTCGACCGGCTGCTCTTCCAGGGAGACGACAGTGTCGGCGACTTTCAGGATCAGCGGCTGGGCTGGAATCTGTCGCTCAATCGACTCATCGGCACTTCAGGCCAAGCCGCTCTGCAGTATCGCCTTGAGCAAGCCAACATCTCGCGGGGCGTCGGACGCTTCGCTCAGCCCTCCTCGGAAACCCTGTCCGGGCTGCGGGCCTCTTTTCACTGGGACAGCTTCGACGCCGACCAGCTTGCCGGCCGGGGACTGCGGGCCGGGGTGTCGCTGGAAGTCCAGGACACCTCGCTGGGTAGCGACTTTTCTTACCTCTCCATGCAGGCCGGGCTGCAGCATCGCTTCACCTGGGGTCCGGCCACCCTGGGAGCCGGCGGGCAATGGCGGCTGATCGACGGCGGAGCTCCCTTTTACCAATTGGTTTACGTGGGCGGACGCGGCTATTTCGATTTCTCGGGAATCCCCTTCGCCGGACTGCGCCGGGAGGAGTCGGTCTCCAAGCAGGCGCTGGTCCTGGAAGCCCTCTATCGCCACAGCCTGCGCCGTTTCCGCTTCGGACTGCTGCGCAGCATCTCGGCCCAAGCCGT is drawn from Acidobacteriota bacterium and contains these coding sequences:
- a CDS encoding patatin-like phospholipase family protein, whose amino-acid sequence is MALVLSGGGARGGAHVGVIAALEDEGVPIDFISGSSFGAIVGGLYAVGYSPADLECILGDLDWAYLFDRRPDRRRLSYPNKQRSDRGLFQLKVEERGVSLPAGLQDGQRVSQLLERLTAIPLYQAGNDYDRLRIPFRAIATDLLRGRVRTFRSGPLSTALRASMAVPGIFTPVEHEGTLLVDGGVLDNLPVDAALEWGADIIIAVDVSTPLRSSKDEFGSLVDVLDQTISLHIEADMARSRDKADVVLRPDLTGFTNSSFDRVKEMLPAGRRAVSEQLEALRSLLAEKGIDLPAAKPTPSIHRHDRFDHATFVYAPAQVTVEETEVRGVEPALREEVAEHVQRPSGPVGAADIRRFDESVSRIYGSLLFDSVAFHLQPQPAPSRLLYEVDPASLSKLGVGLRYDREYQFTGAFDFVSRRFKETDFDFFATALVGNVRRFRTGLEGGSVSSGELFFSSSFEFLTFDRLLFQGDDSVGDFQDQRLGWNLSLNRLIGTSGQAALQYRLEQANISRGVGRFAQPSSETLSGLRASFHWDSFDADQLAGRGLRAGVSLEVQDTSLGSDFSYLSMQAGLQHRFTWGPATLGAGGQWRLIDGGAPFYQLVYVGGRGYFDFSGIPFAGLRREESVSKQALVLEALYRHSLRRFRFGLLRSISAQAVYNTGFFATLDSRDLGGPRHGAAFGAALEVQFLGPIQVMLGRAQDSDWTSYFSIGHRF